CCATCACCCTGGCTTTGAACAGCATCACAGGAACGGTCTTGGAAGATGTGAACTTTGGTGGAACCGCCAGAAACTACAGCACTGCCAACACCAGTGCAGTGAACTCGGGGTGGACCACCGGTCAAATTCGCCGTCCCAATGCCAGAGTGGAACTGTACAGCAGCACAGGGGCTTATCAGGCTTTCACCACCACCGATGCCACAGGCCAGTACACATTCAATGTGTCTGCAGGTTCTTATCAGGTGCGTGTGGTGAACAGCAGTGTCAGCAGTGTGCGTGCAGGTTATGTGAACACCCTGATTCCCGTGCAAACCTTCCGCACCAATGCCAGCACAGGAACAGCGGTGGCTGTCACCAACGAAATTGGGGGCCGCAACCCTGCGGAAGTGGATGCAGGCAACAATGCTGGCGGCCAGAGCATTGCCACCTTGGATGCCTTGAGCGGGCAGCACGTTCAATCGTTGGCTCCTGTCACGGTGAGCAGCAGCAATGTGACAGGTGTGGATTTTGGTTTCAACTTCGACACCATCGTCAACACCAACAACACAGGACAAGGCTCAGTGCGGCAATTTGTGCTCAATGCCAATGCGCTCGGTGAAGAAAGCAAACTGGCCCAGAGTGGCAACCGCAAGGACATCAGCAACACCAACCAGAGTTTGCCCTCTGGCAAAGAAACCAGCATTTTTGTGATTCCCAGTGGTCAACTGACTGCGGGTACAGGTTCTCTTGCCAGCAACCGGACCGCTGTGGTCAACGCCGCCAGTTTGATTCAATTCACAGGAAGCAATGCCCAGAACACCATTCTGGATGGCAGCACCCAGACGGTCAACGTTGCAGACAGCAATCCTGGTGTATTGGGTGCAGGGGGCACTGTGGGAACGGGTGCAGATGCGATTGCTGGCAATGCAGATGACACTGTTTTGAATCAAATTCAACGTCCAGAAGTGGAAATTCGTGCATTGGTGGGTTCGGTGCCTGCCATGGGGCTTCAGGTTTCGGTGGGCAACATCACCATCCGGGGCATTTCCATTTTTGGCTTTGGTGGAGCTGCCAACTCAGACAACAATGCCAACATTCATTTTGATGGCACAGGCAACAATGCTTTGATTGAACAGAACTTCATCGGCATTTCCAGCCTCAGAACAGCTTTTGATTGCTCGGCTGCGGTTGCCACTGCCGCGTCCACAAGCACAGGAGACAACTTGCGCAGCGTGGGAATGGATGATGGAGTGGTGCAATTCAACTTGATTGGTTGCAGTGCAGGTAAAGGTTTTGGGGTGGAATCGGGTTCGGAACGCTGGCAGATCATTGGCAATGAGATCCGTGGCAATGCCATTCTGAATTCCAACCTTGACGGGATTGACATTGAAAACGGCACCAGTGGTCAGGCCGTGGTGCGTGGCAACTTGATCACTGCCAACTGGGGTGTGGGGGTAGACGCTTATTCTGGTGCAGGAAGCAACACCATCGAATACAACACCATCTCTGGGAACGGAATCGGCAACCAGAGCAACATTGAAGATCCGGGCGTCAGGATTTATGGTACGGGCAGCACCGTTCGATTCAACCGCATTCAGAGCAACGTGGGCTCTGGTGTGATGGTGCAAGCAAGCAGCAGTGGGAATGTCATCAGCCAGAACGCCATCTCAGACAACGGCAAGATTGGGATTGATCTGTTGAATTCCACAGACGATGTCACCCGAGGCACTGCTCCCTTTGTGACGGTCAATGACAGTGGTGATGGGGATACAGGTGCAAACGGATTGCTCAACTTCCCTGTGTTTGGTACAGCAGTTCTGACAGGAAGCACCTTGGAAATCAGTGGTTTTGCCCGTCCCAATTCATTGATTGAGCTTTTCATCTCGGACAATGATGCCAGTGGGTTTGGTGAAGGCCAGATCTATCTGGGTTCGGTCACTGAAGGGTGCTCGACAGTCAATGTCACCACATGCTTGGCTGCCGATACAGATGCCAGCACCGGAAGCTATGCCCCCAATGTGAACGGCTTGAATCAAGGCAGCGACAACACCAACCGATTCTTGTTCTCCATTCCACTTGCCAGCCTCAAAGCCACAGTGGTGATGGGCAGCAAGCTGACCGCAACGGCCACCCTCAGCAACAACACTTCAGAGTTCAGTGGTCAGGTGACCGTGGTGGGGAGGGTTTCAGGAACGGTCTTCGAAGATGTGAACTTTGGTGGAACCGCCAGAAACTACAGCACTGCCAACACCAGTGCAGTGAACTCGGGGTGGACCACCGGTCAAATTCGCCGTCCCAATGCCAGAGTGGAACTGTACAGCAGCACAGGGGCTTATCAGGCTTTCACCACCACCGATGCCAGCGGAGGATACTTCTTTGATGTGTCTCCTGGCACCTATCAAGTGCGTGTGGTGAACAGCAGTGTCAGCAGTGTGCGTGCAGGTCATGTGAACACCCTGATTCCCGTGCAAACCTTCCGCACCAATGCCAGCACAGGAACAGCGGTGGCCGTCACCAATGAAATCGGGGGCCGCAACCCTGCGGAAGTGGATTCAGGCAACAATGCTGGCAGCCAGAGCATTGCCACCTTGGATGCCTTGAGCGGGCAGCACGTTCAGTCGCTGGCTTCAGTCACCCTGAGCACGGCTTCGATCACCGGTGTGGATTTCGGTTTCAACTTTGACACCATCGTGAACACCAATGACAACGGACAGGGTTCGGTGGCCCAGTTCATCACCAATGCCAATGCGCTGGGAGATGAAAGCAAACTGACCCAGAGTGGCAACCGCAAAGACCTCAGCAACACCAACCAGAGTTTGCCCTCTGGCAAAGAAACCAGCATTTTTGTGATTCCAGACGCCCAATTGACGGGTGCTGTGAACAGCAGGGTTGCAGTCATCAACCTCTCTGGGGCCAGCGATCCGGCTTTGCCTGCATTCAACGGCACCAACGCCCAGCACACCATTCTGGATGGCAGCACCCAGACGGTGAATGTTGCCAACAGCAATCAAGGGGTTCTGGGTGCAGGTGGCACTGTGGGTACAGGTCTGGATGGAGTGCAAGGCACAGCAGACGATCCTGCCCTCAGCCAGATCCAGCGTCCAGAGGTGCAAATCATTGGCCGATTTGGCATCAATGGCCTGAGTGTCACGGTCAACAACATCACCATTCGTGGCATTGCCATCCGTGGCTTTGGTCAAAACAGCATTGGCAGCGACCATGGGGACATTTACGTGGCCGGGGCTTCCAATTTGACCATCGAACAGAACGTCATTGGCAGCAACCCTACTGCGTTCAGCGATCCGGGCAGCGGAAACCGCAGCAGCAACGGGATTGTGTTCTGGAGTGGCACCATCAACACGGTGGTCATTCAGAACAACCTGATTGGGTTCACCACCAACAGGGGCATTGCTGCGACAGGTGCAGTGGTGACTCTGGATGGTCTGACCGTTCAACAAAACGAAATCCGTTCCACCAACCAGAGCGGAAGCTTCCAAGGGGGCGGTTTGGAACTGAACCCCAGTTACAGCCCTGCCGGAACCATCCAGCGCAACATCACCATCCAGCAGAACCTGATCACAGGGGTGGGCACTGGAGACTCGGCCATCGAGATTGGGTATGCCCCTTCTGACACCAACAAAGTGATTCAGGACAACACCCTCAGCGGCAACGCATTTGCAGGTGTGGCGATGTCTCTGGATCCCCAGTCCGGGACAGCCACCCACAACACCAACACAGGCCGCGATTACATCCGCAGAAACGTGATCACTGGAAACGGTGTGGGCATTCAGATCTATGCCAACGGCACCATCACCGCCCTTGAGAACAAAACCATCAGCCAGAACGCCATTTACGACAACACAGGTCTGGGCATCAACTTGGGGGTTGATGCTGTCACCGGAAACAACGGCCAAAAAACCGCAGCACAGCCCAACCAGATGATCGATTACCCGATCATCACCTCCAGCACCCTGACCTCAAACAGCCTGCAAATCCGGGGTGTGGTGGGTTCCAACCTGCCCAGCAATGCCGTCCCGAGCCCCAACAACTCCACTTTTGCAGGTGCAATCGTAGAGTTCTTCATTGCAGACAACAGTCCGGCCAACCAGGACGGCGAAGTGTTGTTGGGCGATGGACGCACAAAACCCCACGGTGAAGGATCCATCTACATCGGGCAGGGAACCGCAGATGCCAACGGCAACTTCAATGTCACTCTGACCCTCACCCCTGCACAGGTAACGGCTCTGGGAACGGCCACCAACGTGACCGCCACCGCCACCGATGCCTCTGGGAACACTTCAGAGTTTGGTGCTGTGTTGCTGGTGAACACGGTCTCTGGCCGCATCTTTGACGATGTGAACTACGGTGGAGGGGCTGGACGGAATTACACCACCGCCAACACCAGTGCACAAAACGGCGGAACGGGATTTGCCAACAATGCCATTGGACGCAGCGGAGCCACCATCGAGGTGTATGACGCCACGGTTGCTGGCAACCCTGTGGACCTTGATCCCGTCACGGCTGGGGTGCAAAACAGCATCACCTCTGGTACCGATGGGGTGTATTCCATCCAACTCGTGGAAGGCAACTACCAGATCCGTGTGGTGAACAGCACGGTTTCCAGCGTCAGGACCGCCACAGGAGGGACACCTCTGGCCGTGCAAACGTTCCGCACCAATGCCAGCACGGGAACGGCAGTTGCCGTGACCAGTGAAGTGGGAGGTCGCAATCTGGCAGAAGTGGATGCAGGCACAAACGCCACCAGCACCCTCGCCACCCTGAATGGTGTTGCCGGGCAGGAGGTTCAATCCTTCAGCAGCGTCAACCTGACGGCAGGGAATGTCACAGGTGTGGACTTCGGTTTCAACTTTGACACCATCGTGAACACCAACAATGCCGGACAGGGCTCTCTCAGGCAGTTTGTGCTCAACAGCAACATCCTGAACAACACCAACCTGAATCAGGTCGGGCAGGTTTCAGGAAAAGAAGCCTCCATCTTCATGATTCCTGAAACGGCCCTCACAAACGATGTGGCCGTCATCAATCTGACCAGCAGCGTGACCGTCACCGACAGCAACACCACCCTCACCGGCCTGACCCAGACCACCAACATTGCAGACAAGAACACAGGGGCCCTCGGAACAGGTGACAACGTGGGTGTGGATGGACTTGCCCTCAGCAAAGTCAATGCCCCAGAGGTGGAAATCATCCTGGCCAGTGGCACCACCCTGCAAGTCAACGGAACCCAGTTCACCCTGCAAGGTGTGGCATTGCGAGGGGGCAACCAGTTGATTCTGGGCACCTCCACCTTGCCTGCCACGGGTTTCTTGATTGACCAGAGCATCTTTGGCACCACTGCAAAAGCTTTTGTGGTTCCCACATCCGGGTCCCTGTCCCAGCAGTTCGGGATGCAGATTTTCAACGGCTCTGGCATGGTACAGAACAACCTGATCGGCTTCTCTGCCACCTCCGGGATCGACTACATTGGTGGCCCTGCTGGGGTGACCATCCAGAACAACGAGTTCCAGCAAAACGGCAGAACCATCTCGGGTGGAGATGCCATCACCCTGTCGGGCAGTCTGAATGCCAAAGCGGTCACCATCACCGGCAACCTGATCGCCAACTCCAACTCCAGTGGGATCCAGTTTGAAATTGGCAGCGTGGCCAACAATGTGGTCACCAACAACTCCATCACCCGCAACGGTTATGGCGGAGCGGCCAGCCGACTGGAAGGTGCTGGAATCCATTACCTCGCCAGAACCAACGCAGTCAACAGCACCAACACCGACCTGATCTCCAAAAACCTGATTTTTGACAACCAGAAATCTGGCATTGTCATCAACTATGGCCAGAGGAATGTCAGGATTTCCCAGAACAGCTTTTACGCCAACGGCCTGACCTCCATTGACTTCACCACTTCCGATGGACATGTGGGTGGAAACGGAAACTATGGTCAAGGCGATGGGGTGACGCCCAACGATGGCATCACCATCGCCCGTCAGGGAAACACAGGCATTGATTATCCGGTGTTCAACGTGGCCACGCTGACAGGCAACACCGTCAACTTCTCGGGTTTTGTTGGAAACGGGGTCTCCACCACCTTTGATGGTCAGACAGCCATTCTGGAGTTTTACAAAGCCGATGATGACGGCAACCAGAACGGTCCTGTCATTGTTGGAGACGGCAAGAATGTGCCTCACGGCGAAGGCCGAACCTACCTCGGGTCTGTCACAGTGACTTTGGGCACCAACGGGGCTTTCAGTGGCAGCCTGACTGTGCCTGCAGGCACCCTGACCTCCAGTGATTTTCTGGTGGCCACCACCACCATTGGCAACAACACTTCCGAGTTCAGCCCACTGGTGGCCCTCTCAGGCTTCAGCATCTCGGGTTCGGTCTATGCGGACCTGCAACCCAACAGCGTCAAAGATGGAACAGAAGACTGGACCTCTGGAACCACCGTGTACGTCCACCTGATCCAGAGCGGCAATGTGGTGGCCACCACCCCGGTTGCGGCGGGCACAGGGGCGTTCTCCTTCAGCAGTGTCACCAATGGAACCTACACTCTGGCGGTCAGTCGCAATGCAGGAACGGTGGGCAGCCCTGCCCCTGTGATTGCTGCACCTCTGGAATGGCTGTACATCACCCCGCAGAACGGCACTTTGCAGGTGGATGTGCTCAACAGCAATGTCTCTGGACAGAACTTCGGTCTGTTCCGTGGCTCGCTGGTGCGTGGTCGGGTCTTCTACGACGATGCTTTTGGGGCCAGCAGTACTGCTGACGAAACCAGAGCCAACAATGCCCTGCAAGACCTCTCTGAACAGGGCGCATTTGGGGTCACGGTCACAGCTGCAGCAGGATCCAACACGGTGACAGCCGTGACGGACGCCTCTGGAGACTTCAGGATGTACCTGCCGCATGCCCAGTTCGGAGGTCAGAGTGTGGTGCTCAGCCATCAGGTGCAGCCGGCCACAGGCACCAACCTCAACAACACCTCCAGCATCCAGTTGGCCACCACCCTGAACGACGGTCTGGCTGCCAGCCGCACTTTCACCAGCACCAGCGGTCAAATCCTCGGGACCTATCATTTTGGGATTTTGCGTCCTGCAGTATGGCGTCCTGACCAGAGCGGTACCACCAGCAGCCCCGGCATCATTGAATACCTGCACAGCTACCAGCCCCAGACGCTGGGTGAGGTGGCGTTCAGCACCAACGGCAACCTGTACTACGGGGTTTATGGTGACCTGAATTGCGATGGGATCATCAGCGCGTCTGAAAGAAACATCAACTTGCTTGCCACCCCCATGCAGGTCGGTTACGACTGGCCTCGACTGACCGATGGCAGCTTCAAACCCTGTGAAGTGGTGGTGCAGGTTAATGTGCCTTCCAATGTGGCCCCCAACTCGGTGGACCGGGTGCGCGTCAAAGCAGAATTGAGCTGGGAAAACAACACCAGCGTCAAAAACCCCCTGTTCCTGATTGACACCACCACCACCCGCAGTCTGGCCAGTGGAGGCAAATTGAGCCTGACCAAGGGCCTGCGCAACGTGACCCAGGGTGAAACCAACTTCACCACCAACAACGGTGGCAAAGTGAACGAGGTCATCGAGTACAAAATCACCTTCATCAACTCTGGAAACACCGTCATCACCGATGTGGTGCTCGGAGACAACGTGCCTTTCTTCACCGATGTGGTTCAGAATGCCTACGGCACAGGAGAATTGCAGCTCTACTGCCCCAATGGTTCGGTGGTCAACGTGGAACTGGGGAACATCTCAGTGATTGACCTGCCCCTCAACCTGCCCACCACCTGCAACATCAGTCAGATGGCTCCGGGTGAACAGGGATACTTCCTGTACCGGGTACGGATCCGCTGACCTGCTGACTTTCCATCCCCTTCCAGATCTGGAAGGGGATTTTTTGTACACCTGAACACACTCTTTTGACCAATGGCCTCAGGGGCTACAGAGCCAGAGTTCCCCTTTGGATACCCTCTTTTCATGCCCAGATTGGATCCTCTGGTTCCCGATGCAGAACTTGTTGTTTATCTCCGTGAAGCCCTTGCTGGCCTTTATTCTGGCGAAGTGCACCTTCCAGAGCCCTCTGGAGGCCGGGAAGAAGGCCTCAAGCGCCTGAGGGCCTACTCTGGCAAGGATTACGCTGCCCGCAATGAGCTTGCAGGCAATGTCTCCAGGCTTTCCCCTTACCTGAGGCACGGCATGCTCGGTCTGAAGGAAACCGCAGAACATGCCAGACGCACCCTCAAAGGCAAAGACCGTTCTGAATTCCTCAGGCAACTGGCATGGAAGGAGTTTTTCTCTCTGGTGTTCTGGCAGCAGGGAGACCGCATTTTGGAGAACATGGAGCCTCCCAAATACAGTGCCCACTGGACACCAGATTTGCCCGAGGACCTGCGTGAAGGCCAGACCGGGCTTCCCTGTGTGGACGCGTGGGTGAAACGTTTAAAAGACACAGGGTATTTGCACAACCACGAAAGGCTCTGGTTTGCAGCCTACACAGTGCATTTTCGCAAAGTGCACTGGAAGGCCGGATATGCCTTTTTCAGAGGGCACCTCTTGGATGGAGATGTGGCCAGCAATGCCCTGTCGTGGCAGTGGGTGGCCAGCACGTTTTCCAGCAAACCTTACATCATGAACAAGGACAACATTTACAGGTATTCGGCTGCGAAATGGTGCTCGGGATGCACCGCAGATTGCCCTTTCCATGCCAGTTATGAAGCTTTGCAGGACAGGCTTTTCGGCCAGAGGTTTTCATGACCTCCCCGAACCCCTCAAAGGCCATGGTGTGGATCCATGGGGATTCCCTGAGCATCACCGATCCAGCTTTGCAGGCATGCCCTGAGGCCCCAGCCGTTTTTGTGTTTGACGAGGTGTTTCTGTCCAGCCATGCCATTGCTTTCCACCGTCTGGCCTTCATGTATCAGGGGGTCCGGGACATTGCCAGAGCCAGACAAGCAGAGGTGGCCCTGTGCAGGGGCAGCATGGTGCAGGAAATTCTGCAGTTTGCCCAGGAAAAGGGAGCAGACATGGTGCATGTGACCCGTGCACCCACGGCTGAATTTCGCAGGACGTTGGAGGGTCTGAAGTCTGCCCATCTGGATGTGGTGGTGCATGAGCCAGAACGCTTGACGGTTTACTCCAGACCTGTCAGGCGGTTTTTCCCTTTCTGGAAGGAGGTGCAGGCGCAGGTGTATCAAGATGCGCCGTTGTGGGATGAAACACAAGCCCCCTTCTGAACGCGATTCAAAAACCTGTCCGGTGTGTGGCCGTCCATTCCTCTGGCGCAAAAAATGGGAGAAAGTCTGGCCTGAAGTGGTGTACTGCTCAGACCGTTGCCGCAATGCCCGACGAACCAGAAGCGAGGCTGAAGAAAACCTGAAGACAAACTGAAGAACTCTGGCTGCTCTGGCTTTTTTTTGAAGTGCTGGCTGCGCTCTGGCACAGTTTTGAAGCCCATTTTGTACACAAGATGTCACGTAAACATGAAAGAAAAAGTCCTCTCAGAGGACAAAAATCCCCTTCTAAAAAGGCATTTACAATGCCATAATGTACACCAGAGATAGGCTCATGAGGCGATGAAGCGTTTTCCCGTATTCGGGCACCTAGGGAAACGCCGAGCCAGTGGTGCGACCGGCATGAAGCAATTGGTCCTTTGTTCTTCTGTGATCCCCCATGGGGCTTGCAGCTGAACGCACAACCCATTGCATTTCGTTGTCGGTCACTCTTCCAACCCCGGAAGGAGTGACTTTCAGCATGTTACACATCCCAGAAACCCCCAGGAACCGCGGACCCAACCCCACAGAATCGGCCAGAACACCAGGCTGATTGTGAGCACCTGACCCGTATTTTCAGCACCCCAACTTCACCGGCAGAGGAGACCTCCTCTGAAGGACAGGAAGCCTGTGCCTGAAAAACCCGACAGGAGCCAGATGTGGGACAGGAAGGCAGTGCCATCGCACTGGTGAGGACCTCCCACCAACAGTCCACCCCAAGGATTGTTCTGATTTTCCTCACACCGCACCATGAAAAACATCCTGACACTGACAGGCCTGACCTTCCTGATGGTCGCCTGCGGATCTCAAACTGTACCCTCACAACCCCAGACCGCTCCTCTGGCCGCCCCAGAGCAACTGGTGCTCAGCACCCTCACCGGACAACCCACCCTGCTCTGGAAGGACCGCATCACGGATGAAACCTCTTTCGAAGTGCTTTACAGCAAAGATGGCGTGAACTTCCAGCAAGAACAACTGCTTCCTGCCAACACCACCTCTTATGTGCCCAGTGAAGAAGGTTTTTACGCTGTGCGCAGCCGCCGCAACACTGAAATTTCAGAACGCACCAACAGTGTGAAGTACCAACAGGCCCATGAACAGGTCCATCCCACGCCCACGGTGACCGCCCAGAGCAAAGCCCATGTGCTTTCCAGTGGCAATCAGCACAACCTGTTCGTGCAGAACGGAAAAATGAATGCTTTTGGTTGGAACGGTTACGGCCAAACCGCCAAACTCAACCTCAACACGGTCACCGAAGTGGCAGCAGGCTGGAACAGTTCTTTTGCCGTCACCGCCAATGGCACCGTGTGGGCCTGGGGACGCAATGAATTCGGACAACTGGGCAACGGCAACACCACCGACCAGAGCACCCCTGTGCAGGCCTCCATCGACCACGTGAAAAGCATCAGCGCAGGTGTGGAACACACCCTTGCCCTCAAAACAGACGGCACCGTGTGGGCCTGGGGCCACAACAATGTGGGCCAACTGGGCAACGGCAACACCACCGACCGGAGTGCCCCTGTGCAGGTCACAGGACTGAGCAACATCGTGCAAATCGGTGCAGGACTCGGGCACAATCTGGCCCTCAAAGCAGACGGCACCGTGTGGGTCTGGGGCTGGAACAACAACGGACAACTCGGGCTGGGCACCACCCAGAGCCAGAGCACCCCTGTGCAACTCACCGGACTGAGCAACATCGTGCAGATTGCAGCAGGCCATTACCACAGCTTGATCCTCACCAGCACTGGAACGGTGTACAGTTTCGGGGACAACCACAATGGACGTCTGGGCAACGGCAGCACCCTCAGCAGCTTCAAACCCGTTCAAGTGCAAGGTCTGACCGATGTGCAAAGCATCGTGGCTGGTGCAGGACACAACCTCGCCATCACAGGCACGGGCAACGTGTACAGCTGGGGCAAAAACGACAACGGACAGCTTGGGCTGGGCAACACCACCGACCAGAACACCCCAGTTCAGATTCAGGGCATCCAGAGTGCCACGGCCATCTCTGCCGGACGCGCCCACAGCGTGATCCTGACTGCGGGTGGACAACTCTGGAGCATGGGCAGCAACTTTGGTGGACAACTCGGTGATGGCACCACCGAAGACCACCTCAGCCCGGTGCAGGTCACAACCTTGTAATTCGACACAGGACCATCTCTGCAAAACAACCCCGCATGTGCGGGGTTGTTTTGCTGTGTGCGAATCTTTATGGGAATGGATTTCAGATGTAAATGTTGTGATCGGTGGGATTGGCTTTGGACAGCAGCACCTTCAAATCTTCTTCGTCAGGATCGCTGGTCATGCGCTGAAAATCGTAAGGGTTGACCACGGTTTCCTTGAAATTGGTGACCCCAGAGGCAATCGCACTCTGGACCACATCGCGCAAAGCCTCGATTCCGGCCTCGCCATAGTGGGGACCAAAAGCAGGAACACTGAGCACGCTGGCTTCTTTGTTGTGCACCAGCACGCTGTAACGGGCAATGTTGCGGTGCCCCTGAAAATCGGTGAGAACCACAAACATGGTCTCGGGGCCGAGGGTGCTTTTCTCCAGCAGCAGGGCCAGGGTCTCTTTGGGAGCGCCGATTGTGCCTGTGATTTCGGGTGTATGCATGGAATCACCTTAACACCTGTGGTGGGGAAAAGGGAGGAACAAAACACCCGATTTTAAGTCGAGAGCCAAGGGCCGAGGGCTCAAAAAGGCTTTGGCAACAGCTTTCAGGAAAACAAATCCCCTTGACCCTTGCGAATACGCGCTGCATCATGCTCTCGGCTCTCGGCTCTCGGCTCTCGGCTCTCGGCCTCTGGACGAAGCACGTCAGGCCTTTTGAGCCCTCAAAACGCCCTCCTCCCACACCCCCAGTAAGCACAAAACACGATGTCCTGAAGCGGTCTTTTGTGCTACCCTGACTGCATATGAACCTGTCCAAATTGATTGCTCAGGCTGCCGGAGGACGGGTGATCCGCACCGGATTCATCCCCCAGGACAGCGTGAGCCGACGTGAACTCAACAGCCCGGAGGTGAAACATCACATTTCGGGTGGTTTTCTGAATGCAGAACGCATTGTTCTGACCCTTTACCCCGAGCACATCCCCAGCGTCAGCGACCCCGTGGACATCTGGGAGGTCTCTGGCGAGTTTTCTCCCCACATGGACGCCGTGCAACTCAAGCACCGATTGCTGGACCTCGTTCCCGAGGAGCAACTCGGGGACATCCGCGAACATCAGGGTGCTTACTGGGTGGCCGCCACAGGCAAAGCCTCTGCGGTGCTGGAGGGCCTGACCACTCTGGGAGGCACCGAAATCACCGTTGAAAAAGTGGACCTCTCGGAGCACCAGCGTCCCAGCAAAACCCGTGAAGTGGTGGTGCCCAGCATGCGTGTGGATGTGGTGGGGGCCAAAGGCTTCGGGGTGTCCAGAGCGTACTTTCAGGTCGGTCTGGAGAACAAGAAGGTGCGCCTGAACGGTCAGATTGCCAAATCCAGCAGCGAGATCCGCGAGGGAGACATGCTTTCTGCGGAAGGCATCGGCAAGATCGAGTTCAAACGCATCATCAACGAAACCCGTCGGGGCAATTTCAAAGTGGAACTCCTGATCCACCGGGAATAGTTGCCCAAGTTCCTGACATTCCTGTGAACCACTGTTGATACAGTGGTTCTTTCTTTGCTTCGTGTGGGAAAATGCTGTTCCAGAGCTGAAATTCTGCTGACACCTTCCTGTAAAACTTGAGCAAGTTTTTTGGGGAGGATTCATGAACGAGCACAAAA
This genomic window from Deinococcus misasensis DSM 22328 contains:
- a CDS encoding FAD-binding domain-containing protein codes for the protein MPRLDPLVPDAELVVYLREALAGLYSGEVHLPEPSGGREEGLKRLRAYSGKDYAARNELAGNVSRLSPYLRHGMLGLKETAEHARRTLKGKDRSEFLRQLAWKEFFSLVFWQQGDRILENMEPPKYSAHWTPDLPEDLREGQTGLPCVDAWVKRLKDTGYLHNHERLWFAAYTVHFRKVHWKAGYAFFRGHLLDGDVASNALSWQWVASTFSSKPYIMNKDNIYRYSAAKWCSGCTADCPFHASYEALQDRLFGQRFS
- a CDS encoding deoxyribodipyrimidine photo-lyase; protein product: MTSPNPSKAMVWIHGDSLSITDPALQACPEAPAVFVFDEVFLSSHAIAFHRLAFMYQGVRDIARARQAEVALCRGSMVQEILQFAQEKGADMVHVTRAPTAEFRRTLEGLKSAHLDVVVHEPERLTVYSRPVRRFFPFWKEVQAQVYQDAPLWDETQAPF
- a CDS encoding DUF2256 domain-containing protein, which codes for MKHKPPSERDSKTCPVCGRPFLWRKKWEKVWPEVVYCSDRCRNARRTRSEAEENLKTN
- a CDS encoding RCC1 domain-containing protein; the protein is MKNILTLTGLTFLMVACGSQTVPSQPQTAPLAAPEQLVLSTLTGQPTLLWKDRITDETSFEVLYSKDGVNFQQEQLLPANTTSYVPSEEGFYAVRSRRNTEISERTNSVKYQQAHEQVHPTPTVTAQSKAHVLSSGNQHNLFVQNGKMNAFGWNGYGQTAKLNLNTVTEVAAGWNSSFAVTANGTVWAWGRNEFGQLGNGNTTDQSTPVQASIDHVKSISAGVEHTLALKTDGTVWAWGHNNVGQLGNGNTTDRSAPVQVTGLSNIVQIGAGLGHNLALKADGTVWVWGWNNNGQLGLGTTQSQSTPVQLTGLSNIVQIAAGHYHSLILTSTGTVYSFGDNHNGRLGNGSTLSSFKPVQVQGLTDVQSIVAGAGHNLAITGTGNVYSWGKNDNGQLGLGNTTDQNTPVQIQGIQSATAISAGRAHSVILTAGGQLWSMGSNFGGQLGDGTTEDHLSPVQVTTL
- a CDS encoding DUF3197 domain-containing protein — translated: MHTPEITGTIGAPKETLALLLEKSTLGPETMFVVLTDFQGHRNIARYSVLVHNKEASVLSVPAFGPHYGEAGIEALRDVVQSAIASGVTNFKETVVNPYDFQRMTSDPDEEDLKVLLSKANPTDHNIYI
- a CDS encoding S4 domain-containing protein, translating into MNLSKLIAQAAGGRVIRTGFIPQDSVSRRELNSPEVKHHISGGFLNAERIVLTLYPEHIPSVSDPVDIWEVSGEFSPHMDAVQLKHRLLDLVPEEQLGDIREHQGAYWVAATGKASAVLEGLTTLGGTEITVEKVDLSEHQRPSKTREVVVPSMRVDVVGAKGFGVSRAYFQVGLENKKVRLNGQIAKSSSEIREGDMLSAEGIGKIEFKRIINETRRGNFKVELLIHRE